The Candidatus Thiodiazotropha endoloripes genome has a window encoding:
- a CDS encoding GNAT family N-acetyltransferase, whose translation MNIRPVESTDLTDWVNMRSELWPKHQTHHPAELADYFSGRSIDIVETFVVEIAANKLVGFIELNIRNFAEGSRSSRIPYIEAWFVKPEHRGKGYGQALIRQAESWAMKEGFEEIASDTELHNHKSIALHKQLGFIETERIVCFLKSLKQT comes from the coding sequence ATGAACATCCGACCAGTAGAGTCAACTGATTTAACAGACTGGGTCAACATGAGAAGTGAACTCTGGCCAAAGCATCAGACTCATCATCCCGCAGAACTCGCAGACTACTTTTCCGGTAGATCCATCGACATTGTTGAAACCTTCGTGGTTGAAATTGCCGCAAATAAATTGGTCGGTTTTATCGAGCTCAATATTCGGAATTTTGCCGAGGGTAGCCGTTCGTCCAGGATCCCTTACATAGAAGCCTGGTTTGTCAAACCCGAGCATCGTGGCAAAGGTTATGGTCAAGCGCTGATACGACAAGCTGAGTCCTGGGCGATGAAGGAAGGGTTCGAGGAGATCGCCAGCGATACAGAGCTGCATAACCACAAAAGTATCGCGCTACACAAACAGCTCGGCTTCATTGAAACCGAGAGGATCGTCTGTTTTCTGAAGTCACTTAAACAAACCTGA
- a CDS encoding ABC transporter permease, whose translation MNRLRVFIELTREAVIALWQNRLRSLLSVLGIAIGIAAVMTVSAVSSGGKQFVLKELETFGLRSLWVFRDYQDKNPQSRIRDSSGIDSRDLSLLKGACCPAVKRLSPVLLADNRPMVQNGNRYSSAQLKGVDANYTGINNDRLTMGRGFRPADIKGRRPVVLIGETVSQDLYPQSDNPIGRDLRIGGRRYQVIGVLEYKSRDLLASIGSDGGEDANNRILLPYTLVQQMNGNQQVSYLQAEAVSIAKAEQAADQLKLTLQRRYRGSYQYTKITLASYLKTVDRILGGITAMGVVAASTALLVGGIGVAGIMSTAVVERIREIGVRMALGANRRHILFQFLAEAVLISLLGGIAGLLFGLLLGGSLDLLTGFPLMPTLSGVLTGLIVSVLVGLASGYYPARRAADFLPVEALRRE comes from the coding sequence ATGAACCGACTGCGGGTGTTTATCGAGCTGACCCGAGAGGCGGTGATCGCGCTGTGGCAGAATCGCTTGAGATCACTGCTCAGTGTTTTGGGCATCGCCATTGGCATCGCTGCGGTGATGACCGTCAGCGCAGTGAGCAGTGGAGGTAAACAGTTTGTATTGAAAGAGCTGGAGACTTTCGGTTTACGATCACTCTGGGTGTTTCGGGATTACCAGGATAAAAATCCCCAGTCGCGGATCAGGGACAGCTCCGGGATCGATAGCCGCGATCTGAGTCTGTTGAAAGGGGCCTGTTGCCCCGCTGTGAAGCGGTTGAGCCCGGTGTTGCTCGCCGACAATCGTCCAATGGTACAAAACGGCAATCGCTACAGCAGTGCCCAGCTGAAAGGTGTGGATGCCAACTATACCGGGATCAATAACGACCGGCTGACCATGGGACGGGGATTTCGACCGGCGGATATTAAAGGTCGTCGTCCGGTGGTGCTGATCGGTGAAACAGTGAGTCAGGATCTCTATCCCCAATCGGATAATCCAATCGGCCGGGATCTACGCATCGGTGGACGTCGATATCAGGTGATCGGGGTGTTGGAATATAAGAGCCGGGACTTGCTCGCAAGCATTGGCTCTGATGGAGGTGAGGATGCCAACAACAGAATCCTGCTGCCCTATACCCTGGTACAACAGATGAATGGCAATCAGCAGGTCAGTTATCTGCAGGCGGAAGCTGTCTCCATCGCCAAGGCGGAACAGGCGGCAGATCAATTGAAACTGACGCTGCAGAGGCGCTACCGGGGCAGCTACCAATACACCAAGATCACCCTGGCCTCCTATCTGAAAACCGTGGACCGGATATTGGGAGGAATCACTGCGATGGGTGTGGTAGCGGCTTCCACCGCACTGCTGGTGGGCGGCATTGGTGTGGCGGGGATCATGAGTACCGCGGTGGTCGAACGAATCCGTGAGATCGGTGTGCGTATGGCGCTCGGTGCGAATCGTCGCCATATTCTGTTTCAGTTTCTGGCCGAGGCGGTATTGATCAGTCTGCTAGGGGGTATCGCCGGTTTGTTGTTTGGTCTATTGCTCGGAGGGAGCCTCGATCTGCTGACCGGATTTCCATTGATGCCGACCTTGAGCGGTGTGCTGACCGGATTGATCGTATCTGTTCTGGTGGGCCTGGCCTCCGGTTACTATCCCGCACGTCGTGCAGCAGATTTTCTACCGGTTGAAGCGCTGCGCCGAGAGTGA
- a CDS encoding MipA/OmpV family protein, translating to MPINLSGFHGSKLAAPWIIVFGFTLLPGFVAAGEWSVGLNLGGGRNPIIGEDNYLAAMPVIAYRGERFHANLGNPGLSFFNGTTNFGGLGYSLVKQDNFKLDLVGRIRAMGIDPDDNDELEGLDERKPGFDVGIDLLWGSDLGELNGQLLTDVSNRSKGQELIVSYAYPLKQGDWSFRPEFGVSWQSSKLSDYYFGVDDDETGGGLESYEAKSTMTPFLGIQAEYAWSKRIRLIGGAGIGRLGDGISDSPIVDGRNLAGAFIGAVYGF from the coding sequence ATGCCAATCAATCTGTCTGGTTTTCATGGATCCAAACTGGCTGCACCATGGATCATTGTCTTTGGGTTCACACTGCTACCCGGCTTCGTTGCAGCGGGTGAGTGGTCGGTGGGTCTCAACCTGGGAGGTGGTCGCAATCCGATCATCGGTGAAGACAACTATCTTGCAGCCATGCCGGTGATTGCCTATCGGGGCGAGCGCTTCCATGCCAATCTGGGTAATCCCGGGCTCTCTTTCTTCAATGGCACTACAAATTTCGGCGGCTTGGGTTACAGCCTGGTTAAACAGGATAACTTTAAACTCGATCTGGTCGGGCGGATTCGCGCCATGGGGATTGATCCGGATGATAACGACGAGCTGGAAGGGTTGGATGAACGCAAGCCTGGGTTCGATGTTGGGATCGATCTTCTCTGGGGCAGTGATCTCGGTGAGCTCAACGGGCAACTGCTGACCGATGTCAGCAATCGTTCGAAAGGTCAGGAGCTGATAGTCAGTTACGCCTATCCCCTGAAGCAGGGGGATTGGTCGTTCAGACCTGAATTTGGTGTCAGTTGGCAGAGCAGTAAACTGAGCGACTACTACTTTGGTGTGGATGACGATGAGACTGGTGGCGGGCTGGAAAGCTATGAGGCCAAGTCAACCATGACACCATTCCTGGGCATCCAGGCCGAATATGCCTGGTCGAAACGGATACGTTTGATCGGTGGTGCCGGCATCGGTCGCCTGGGGGATGGCATCAGTGACAGTCCGATCGTCGATGGGCGCAATCTGGCGGGCGCTTTTATCGGTGCGGTCTACGGTTTTTAG
- a CDS encoding ABC transporter ATP-binding protein: protein MIQMQAIHKSYWRGGSELPVIRGIDLNISAGEFVAIMGPSGSGKSTLMNIIGCLDLADRGDYRLNGERVSGAQFSRLAKLRGETIGFVFQSFNLIANRSALENVALPLLYQGVARNQRLDLATQALHRVGMMDRASHQPNQLSGGQQQRVAIARALVNRPSLLIADEPTGALDSRNGDQVLQLFNELHNEGHTLVMVTHDPVIGERAERVIMLHDGVVI from the coding sequence ATGATCCAGATGCAGGCGATCCATAAGTCCTATTGGCGGGGTGGCAGTGAGCTGCCCGTTATCCGTGGCATCGACTTGAATATTTCAGCGGGTGAATTTGTCGCCATTATGGGGCCCTCCGGATCGGGTAAGAGTACCCTGATGAATATCATCGGTTGTCTCGATCTGGCGGACCGTGGCGACTACCGGCTAAACGGGGAAAGGGTATCGGGTGCTCAGTTTTCCCGCTTGGCCAAGTTGCGGGGAGAGACCATCGGTTTTGTATTTCAATCCTTCAATCTGATCGCCAACCGGAGTGCGCTGGAGAATGTGGCGCTGCCTCTGCTCTACCAAGGTGTTGCCCGGAATCAACGTTTGGATCTCGCCACACAGGCCCTGCACCGAGTCGGTATGATGGACCGGGCCTCGCATCAGCCAAACCAGCTCTCCGGCGGTCAGCAGCAGCGGGTCGCCATAGCCCGGGCACTGGTCAATCGCCCCAGCCTGCTGATTGCGGATGAGCCGACCGGTGCGTTGGACAGCCGCAACGGAGATCAGGTTTTACAGCTCTTCAATGAGCTGCATAACGAAGGTCATACACTGGTGATGGTGACCCATGATCCAGTGATCGGTGAGCGGGCGGAACGGGTGATCATGTTGCATGACGGTGTGGTGATATGA
- a CDS encoding efflux RND transporter periplasmic adaptor subunit, with protein MQLKSLAIGLLIVLLPLGLFVSGIWDQPRQVETVEVERGDLSLVIRVTGEVINDRRVELTALVDGQVIVVEAGVGDRVSAGQILAKMDNRAAAANRQRAEAFVQQHAVLRKEAKLRYQRLNKLVSKGAVTEEQMEDAKLEWQAATAVWQVAKAELLLAEVAQEWQVIRAPFDAVLVKKSTEIGQWVEAGTPLFSLVALDGWQIEAHVDAVDSGRIKLGQPIELKSDAFPGQDWRSEVSWIGPNVEQQQERRLNTFKVRLDPGEAAPALLLGQQVDLEILVTQREGVLKLPFTALKEDEERFQVGVIESGLLSYREVAVGLQGDSHVELLSGILEGDKVVLLESAKLESGISVQERAEQ; from the coding sequence ATGCAACTGAAATCGCTGGCAATCGGGTTGTTGATTGTTCTGCTTCCACTGGGTCTGTTTGTCTCCGGGATCTGGGATCAGCCCAGACAGGTCGAAACCGTTGAGGTCGAGCGGGGTGATCTGTCACTGGTGATCCGGGTAACCGGCGAGGTGATCAACGATCGCCGTGTGGAATTGACCGCATTGGTGGATGGTCAGGTGATCGTCGTCGAAGCTGGCGTCGGCGATCGGGTCAGTGCCGGGCAGATATTGGCGAAGATGGACAATCGTGCCGCTGCGGCCAATCGTCAAAGGGCGGAGGCGTTTGTGCAGCAGCATGCGGTTTTACGTAAAGAGGCGAAACTGCGTTACCAGCGACTGAATAAACTGGTTTCCAAGGGTGCTGTGACCGAGGAGCAAATGGAGGATGCGAAGCTTGAGTGGCAAGCCGCCACGGCAGTCTGGCAGGTGGCCAAGGCGGAGTTGCTGCTGGCGGAGGTGGCACAGGAGTGGCAGGTGATCCGTGCGCCGTTCGATGCGGTGTTGGTGAAAAAATCCACCGAGATAGGACAGTGGGTTGAGGCCGGCACCCCGCTTTTCTCCCTGGTGGCCCTGGACGGTTGGCAGATCGAGGCCCATGTGGATGCGGTGGACAGTGGACGCATCAAGCTCGGTCAGCCGATTGAGTTGAAATCCGATGCTTTTCCCGGACAAGACTGGCGCTCGGAAGTGAGCTGGATCGGACCCAATGTGGAACAGCAGCAGGAGCGTCGACTCAACACCTTCAAAGTGCGTTTGGATCCGGGTGAGGCTGCGCCGGCACTGCTGTTGGGTCAGCAGGTGGATCTGGAGATTCTGGTGACGCAGCGTGAGGGCGTGTTGAAGCTTCCTTTTACGGCACTGAAAGAGGATGAGGAGAGGTTCCAGGTTGGAGTGATCGAATCGGGTCTTTTAAGTTACCGGGAGGTGGCTGTAGGCCTGCAGGGGGATAGTCATGTGGAGTTGCTGTCCGGCATCCTGGAAGGGGACAAAGTGGTGCTGCTTGAGTCCGCCAAGCTCGAATCCGGGATTTCTGTGCAGGAGAGAGCGGAGCAATGA
- the nifJ gene encoding pyruvate:ferredoxin (flavodoxin) oxidoreductase, with amino-acid sequence MSDKMVTIDGNEAAAHIAHMTNEVIAIYPITPASPMGEWSDEWSAKGVRNIWGSIPDVIEMQSEAGAAGAVHGALQAGSLSTSFTASQGLLLMIPNMFKIAGELTPTVLHVSARSLAAQALSIFGDHSDVMACRSTGYAMLCSASVQEVADFALIAQAATLETRIPFLHFFDGFRTSHELNKIALPDPSVIKAMIDNELVEAHRARSLSPDHPVIRGTSQNPDVYFQGRETVNPYYNQAGEKLQAAMARFGALTGRHYELFEYYGAAQPERLIILMGSGIGAAEICIDHLSAEGERIGMIKARLFRPFAADQLLKAIPESVQKIAVLDRTKEPGADGEPLYKDVLGAFAQAYSQGQRATLPRIVGGRYGLSSKEFTPAMVKGIFDELSQEQPKNGFTVGIMDDVTHTSLPWDADFRPFANADVSACVFYGLGADGTVSANKNSIKIIGEQTDNYTQGYFQYDSKKSGAVTVSHLRFGAKPINATYLIGDNEAGFVACHQPIFLGRYEMLEKAAPGATFLLNSQADPDQVWQTLPPQMQKQMIEKQLSFYVIDAYKIAAETGMGRRINTIMQTCFFSISGLLESDRAIDLIKAAVKKSYGRKGARLLQRNFDAIDTALAGLHKVDLPDVEIPEVPRQPIVPADAPEFVQQVTAPIIAGQGDSIPVSLMPADGTWPLGTTAYEKRNIALQLPKWEMDLCTHCGKCPLVCPHAAIRSKLFPASLTDMGPESFLHTQVKGGRDFAPDTHISYQVAPDDCTGCGLCVEICPIRDKQNPQRKALNMVDDPAYHEQERINWEFFVGLPEHDRTQLKQTTLKGAMVMQPLFEFSGACVGCGETPYIKLATQLFGDRMLIANATGCSSIYGGNLPTTPYTTNPEGRGPTWSNSLFEDNAEFGLGMRIAIDKQNDHAKALLQHLRKDLDQQLVEQLLNTQQQSEAEIFEQRERIETLKQACQQIDDPQAQSLISVADSLARKSVWLVGGDGWAYDIGYGGVDHVLASGRNVNILLLDTETYSNTGGQTSKATPLGAVAKFSAAGKPTNKKDIAMMAMAYGNVYVAQVAFGAKDVQTLRAFLEAEAYPGPSLLICYSPCIAHGVDLSNNIRQQELAVDSGHWPLFRYDPRRSDKGENPLKMDSKEPSIPYRDFASSETRFSVLQRTHPEASEKFLRQAQQQIKSRYRLYEQLAQLAMQKAEG; translated from the coding sequence ATGTCCGACAAGATGGTTACCATAGATGGCAACGAGGCCGCTGCACATATTGCCCACATGACCAACGAGGTCATCGCCATCTACCCGATCACCCCGGCCTCTCCCATGGGTGAATGGTCGGATGAGTGGTCTGCAAAGGGGGTCCGGAACATCTGGGGCAGCATACCGGATGTCATTGAGATGCAGAGCGAGGCCGGTGCTGCCGGAGCCGTCCACGGAGCACTGCAGGCCGGCTCCCTCTCCACCTCGTTTACCGCCTCCCAGGGATTGCTGCTGATGATCCCCAACATGTTCAAGATTGCCGGTGAGCTGACCCCGACCGTACTGCATGTCTCGGCACGTTCACTGGCAGCCCAGGCGCTCTCCATATTTGGCGACCACAGCGACGTGATGGCCTGTCGCAGCACCGGATACGCCATGCTCTGTTCCGCCAGCGTTCAAGAGGTTGCCGACTTTGCACTGATCGCTCAGGCGGCTACGCTGGAGACCCGTATCCCGTTTCTGCATTTTTTCGACGGCTTCAGAACCTCACATGAACTCAACAAGATCGCCCTGCCGGATCCGTCGGTGATCAAGGCGATGATCGATAACGAACTGGTCGAGGCGCATCGCGCCAGATCCCTCTCACCAGACCATCCGGTGATTCGCGGCACCTCACAAAATCCCGATGTCTACTTTCAGGGACGTGAAACCGTCAACCCCTACTACAACCAGGCCGGGGAGAAACTGCAGGCAGCGATGGCCCGTTTCGGCGCCCTGACCGGCAGACATTATGAGCTGTTCGAATACTATGGCGCAGCACAACCGGAACGGCTGATCATCCTGATGGGTTCAGGCATAGGCGCCGCTGAAATCTGTATCGATCACCTCTCCGCAGAGGGGGAAAGGATCGGCATGATCAAAGCACGGCTGTTTCGCCCCTTTGCTGCAGACCAGCTGTTGAAAGCCATACCGGAGAGTGTACAGAAGATTGCCGTACTCGATCGAACCAAAGAACCCGGCGCGGATGGCGAGCCCCTCTACAAGGATGTGCTGGGCGCTTTTGCCCAGGCCTACAGCCAGGGGCAGCGTGCAACCCTGCCACGGATCGTTGGAGGTCGATACGGACTCTCATCGAAAGAGTTTACCCCAGCCATGGTCAAGGGCATTTTTGATGAGTTGAGCCAGGAGCAGCCGAAGAACGGTTTCACGGTGGGAATTATGGATGACGTCACCCATACCAGCCTGCCCTGGGACGCGGATTTCCGCCCTTTTGCCAATGCGGATGTCAGCGCCTGTGTCTTCTATGGTCTGGGTGCGGACGGCACAGTTTCAGCCAACAAGAATTCGATCAAGATCATCGGCGAGCAGACCGACAACTACACCCAGGGTTACTTTCAATATGACTCGAAAAAGTCGGGGGCAGTCACCGTCTCCCATCTTCGCTTCGGTGCAAAGCCGATCAACGCCACCTACCTGATCGGTGACAACGAAGCCGGTTTTGTCGCCTGTCATCAGCCGATCTTTCTCGGCCGCTACGAAATGCTGGAGAAAGCCGCTCCCGGCGCCACTTTTCTGCTCAACAGCCAGGCGGATCCAGACCAGGTGTGGCAGACCCTGCCACCCCAAATGCAAAAACAGATGATCGAAAAGCAACTCAGCTTTTATGTCATCGATGCCTATAAGATCGCCGCCGAAACCGGCATGGGACGACGCATCAACACCATCATGCAGACCTGCTTCTTCTCCATATCCGGACTGCTGGAGAGCGACAGGGCCATCGATCTGATCAAAGCGGCCGTGAAAAAGAGTTACGGCCGCAAAGGGGCGCGCCTGCTGCAACGGAATTTCGATGCCATCGATACAGCACTGGCCGGTCTGCACAAGGTTGATCTACCCGACGTGGAGATCCCTGAGGTTCCCAGGCAGCCAATCGTGCCCGCGGATGCACCGGAGTTCGTACAACAGGTCACAGCACCGATCATCGCCGGCCAGGGTGACAGCATACCGGTCAGCCTGATGCCGGCCGACGGGACCTGGCCCCTCGGCACCACCGCCTATGAAAAGCGCAACATCGCCCTGCAGCTTCCCAAGTGGGAGATGGACCTCTGCACCCACTGCGGCAAATGTCCCCTGGTCTGTCCCCATGCGGCGATTCGCTCCAAACTCTTCCCGGCCTCCCTGACCGACATGGGACCGGAGAGTTTTCTGCATACCCAGGTCAAAGGTGGACGGGATTTTGCCCCGGATACCCACATCAGCTATCAGGTAGCCCCGGACGACTGCACCGGTTGCGGACTCTGCGTCGAGATCTGCCCGATCCGGGACAAACAGAATCCCCAGCGCAAGGCGCTGAATATGGTGGACGACCCGGCCTACCACGAACAGGAGCGGATCAACTGGGAGTTCTTTGTCGGTCTGCCGGAACATGACCGCACCCAACTGAAACAGACAACCCTGAAAGGGGCAATGGTCATGCAACCCCTGTTCGAGTTCTCCGGAGCCTGTGTCGGTTGTGGAGAAACCCCCTATATCAAACTGGCCACCCAGCTGTTCGGTGATCGTATGCTGATTGCCAACGCCACCGGCTGCTCCTCGATCTATGGTGGCAACCTGCCAACCACCCCCTACACCACCAACCCGGAAGGCAGGGGGCCTACCTGGTCAAACTCCCTGTTCGAGGACAATGCGGAGTTCGGTCTGGGGATGCGCATCGCCATCGATAAGCAGAATGACCATGCCAAAGCCTTACTGCAACATCTACGCAAGGATCTCGATCAGCAGCTCGTGGAACAGCTGCTGAATACCCAACAACAGAGTGAAGCGGAGATATTTGAACAGCGGGAACGGATCGAGACCCTGAAACAGGCCTGCCAGCAGATCGACGATCCCCAGGCACAGAGTCTGATCTCAGTGGCAGACAGCCTGGCGCGAAAAAGTGTCTGGCTGGTGGGGGGAGATGGCTGGGCCTACGATATCGGCTACGGCGGTGTGGATCACGTACTGGCCTCCGGCCGCAACGTCAATATCCTGTTGCTCGATACAGAGACCTACTCCAACACCGGTGGCCAGACCTCCAAGGCGACTCCCCTCGGTGCGGTGGCCAAATTCTCAGCGGCCGGCAAACCGACCAACAAGAAGGATATCGCCATGATGGCCATGGCCTACGGCAATGTCTATGTGGCCCAGGTAGCGTTTGGCGCCAAGGATGTGCAGACTTTGCGGGCCTTTCTGGAAGCGGAAGCCTATCCCGGCCCCTCGCTGCTGATCTGTTACTCCCCCTGCATAGCCCATGGGGTGGACCTCTCCAACAATATCCGTCAACAGGAGCTGGCGGTGGACTCAGGGCACTGGCCCCTGTTCCGCTATGATCCCCGCCGCAGCGACAAAGGGGAAAATCCGTTGAAAATGGACTCCAAGGAGCCCTCGATTCCCTATCGTGATTTCGCCAGCAGTGAAACCCGCTTCAGTGTACTGCAGCGTACCCACCCGGAAGCCTCAGAAAAGTTTCTGCGTCAGGCACAACAGCAGATCAAGAGCCGATATCGGCTCTATGAACAGTTGGCGCAACTGGCGATGCAAAAAGCCGAAGGCTGA
- a CDS encoding class I SAM-dependent methyltransferase, whose translation MINPYEMEHSHNSGRPMDTIEYKQSIQTTFDKVSSRYDQNSFFGISAKRLAALLPAADELHVLDISTGTGSVAIEIATRHRDARIEAIDLSREMLDIAATKAEQMKIPNIRFSQSDVDNLTYSAETFDVVTCGYAMFFYPDMEATYRTICRTLKPGGQLICSSFTQAAFNPYAELFLNRLKSDYELSLPAQIKDRLKSSQKWQALVETCAYDRLEIVEYPIRYPISVDDWWGLLNSAAYRSMLDQLQPDQLAAFKRDHTAEVAEISNNGTVELNADTLFCKVTL comes from the coding sequence TTGATCAACCCATATGAAATGGAACACTCTCACAACAGCGGCAGACCGATGGATACCATAGAGTACAAACAGAGCATACAGACCACCTTTGACAAAGTCTCAAGCCGATATGACCAAAACAGTTTCTTTGGCATCTCCGCAAAAAGATTGGCAGCGCTGTTGCCTGCGGCGGATGAGCTGCATGTGCTGGATATATCAACAGGGACCGGCAGCGTGGCGATTGAAATCGCAACCAGGCATAGGGATGCACGTATCGAAGCCATCGACCTCTCCCGGGAGATGTTGGATATTGCGGCAACAAAAGCTGAACAGATGAAGATCCCAAATATCCGCTTCAGTCAATCCGATGTGGATAACCTGACCTATTCAGCGGAGACATTCGATGTGGTTACCTGCGGTTACGCCATGTTTTTCTATCCCGACATGGAGGCCACATACCGGACGATATGCAGAACCCTCAAACCGGGTGGCCAGTTGATCTGCTCCTCATTTACACAAGCGGCCTTCAACCCATACGCCGAACTGTTTTTGAATCGTCTCAAGTCAGACTATGAGCTGTCACTTCCAGCGCAGATAAAGGATCGCCTCAAAAGCTCTCAAAAGTGGCAGGCACTGGTGGAAACCTGTGCTTACGATCGCCTGGAGATTGTTGAGTATCCGATTCGCTATCCCATATCAGTTGATGATTGGTGGGGCCTGCTCAATAGCGCAGCTTACAGATCGATGCTCGATCAACTGCAACCCGATCAACTGGCCGCATTCAAACGCGATCATACCGCTGAAGTTGCCGAGATCTCCAATAACGGAACTGTAGAGCTCAATGCGGACACACTGTTTTGCAAAGTAACACTTTGA